Proteins co-encoded in one Aerococcaceae bacterium DSM 111021 genomic window:
- the nagA gene encoding N-acetylglucosamine-6-phosphate deacetylase, whose product MTQYIHAKKIVLTDEVIENGYLAIENGKFKGVTLDKPTEGDILDYSEDTIAPGLVDTHIHGYVGHDVMDNNFKGIQEISTALLACGVTSWLPTTLTAPTVQLDEVCQTIGDNYQDVDGAKIRGIFLEGPFFTEKYKGAQNLAYMSDPSIDKLKRWSELSNNLVKKIAIAPEREGVKEFIKYANSIGVKTALAHSDASYEEAKDAVEAGANIFIHTFNGMSGLHHRNPGMVGAALGLDDVYAELISDGHHVHPGAAQVVVKARGAKETVLVTDCMRAGGLGDGQSILGELEVIVKDGQARLKEGGNLAGSVLKLNESVRNMFEWGIVSQADALRMASYSPARSVNIDNVCGQIQEGMDADFIVVDDKLELKATFLNGELKYNKQ is encoded by the coding sequence ATGACACAATATATACATGCTAAGAAGATTGTCTTAACTGATGAAGTGATTGAAAATGGCTATTTAGCTATTGAAAATGGTAAATTCAAAGGGGTAACTTTGGATAAACCAACTGAGGGAGATATCTTGGATTATTCTGAGGATACAATTGCTCCAGGACTCGTAGATACTCATATACATGGATACGTTGGGCACGATGTCATGGATAATAACTTTAAAGGAATTCAAGAGATATCTACTGCACTACTGGCGTGTGGAGTAACATCTTGGTTACCAACAACATTAACGGCTCCTACTGTACAATTAGACGAAGTGTGTCAGACAATTGGAGATAATTACCAAGATGTTGATGGGGCAAAGATACGAGGAATATTTTTAGAAGGACCATTCTTTACTGAGAAGTACAAAGGAGCACAAAATCTAGCTTACATGAGTGATCCATCAATAGATAAATTAAAACGTTGGAGTGAGTTATCAAATAACTTAGTCAAAAAAATTGCCATTGCACCTGAGCGAGAGGGAGTTAAAGAGTTTATCAAGTATGCGAATTCTATTGGGGTAAAAACAGCATTAGCTCATAGTGATGCAAGCTATGAAGAAGCAAAGGATGCAGTTGAAGCGGGCGCAAATATTTTCATCCATACATTTAATGGGATGAGTGGACTTCATCATCGTAATCCAGGAATGGTTGGTGCTGCTCTTGGATTAGATGATGTGTATGCTGAATTAATAAGCGATGGCCATCATGTACACCCGGGAGCTGCTCAAGTTGTAGTTAAAGCACGTGGTGCGAAAGAAACTGTGTTAGTGACGGATTGTATGCGAGCTGGTGGTTTAGGCGATGGTCAGTCTATATTAGGAGAACTCGAAGTCATAGTAAAAGACGGACAAGCAAGATTGAAAGAAGGTGGCAATCTAGCAGGTTCTGTCCTTAAATTGAATGAAAGTGTACGTAATATGTTTGAATGGGGTATTGTGTCTCAAGCTGATGCCTTGAGAATGGCTTCGTATTCACCTGCGAGATCAGTAAACATCGACAATGTTTGTGGACAAATACAAGAAGGAATGGATGCAGACTTTATTGTTGTTGATGATAAGTTAGAGTTAAAAGCAACATTCTTAAATGGAGAACTTAAATATAATAAACAATGA
- the ugpC gene encoding sn-glycerol-3-phosphate ABC transporter ATP-binding protein UgpC, which translates to MVKINLNNIHKQYPGNDTYSVSDFNLEIDDREFIVFVGPSGCGKSTTLRMIAGLEDISKGELVIDDEVMNDVEPKDRNIAMVFQNYALYPHMTVYDNMAYGLKLRKYSKDEIKKRVESAAETLGLTEFLERKPAALSGGQRQRVALGRAIVRDAKVFLMDEPLSNLDAKLRVQMRTEIARLHNSLKTTTIYVTHDQTEAMTLATRIVIMDRGIIQQIGSPREVYDHPVNMFVAGFMGSPAMNFFNVTYSNGRITDGKAIDVAVYEPARRLLDEKGYEGKEVVFGIRPEDINAEQVALDLHANARVNAEVIVSELMGSETMLHSKVGETTFVARVDARDTHGVGEQVELAFNMNKGHFFDLDTEEVIKK; encoded by the coding sequence ATGGTTAAAATAAATTTAAATAATATTCACAAACAATACCCAGGTAATGATACTTACTCAGTTTCTGATTTTAATTTAGAGATTGATGATAGAGAGTTTATCGTATTTGTTGGTCCTTCAGGATGTGGTAAATCGACTACACTAAGAATGATAGCAGGACTTGAAGATATATCAAAAGGTGAGCTTGTTATTGATGATGAAGTGATGAACGATGTTGAACCAAAAGATAGAAATATCGCAATGGTATTTCAAAATTATGCACTTTATCCACATATGACTGTATATGATAATATGGCTTATGGTTTAAAATTACGTAAGTATTCGAAAGATGAAATAAAGAAACGTGTAGAATCAGCTGCTGAAACATTAGGTTTAACAGAATTTCTAGAACGTAAGCCAGCTGCTTTGTCAGGTGGTCAAAGACAACGTGTTGCGCTTGGGCGAGCGATTGTACGTGACGCAAAAGTATTCTTAATGGATGAGCCTTTATCTAACTTGGATGCAAAATTACGTGTTCAGATGCGTACGGAAATCGCAAGGTTACATAATTCTTTAAAAACAACGACAATTTATGTGACACATGATCAGACGGAAGCAATGACATTAGCTACACGAATTGTCATTATGGATAGAGGGATTATTCAACAAATTGGTTCACCTAGAGAGGTATATGATCACCCAGTTAATATGTTTGTGGCTGGATTCATGGGTTCTCCAGCAATGAACTTCTTTAATGTAACGTATTCAAATGGACGCATTACTGATGGAAAAGCGATTGACGTAGCAGTGTACGAACCCGCACGCCGTCTGCTCGACGAAAAAGGATATGAAGGTAAAGAGGTTGTCTTCGGTATTCGTCCAGAAGACATTAATGCCGAGCAAGTGGCTTTAGACTTACATGCAAATGCTCGAGTTAATGCAGAGGTTATTGTCTCTGAATTAATGGGATCTGAGACAATGCTCCATTCAAAAGTGGGAGAAACAACATTTGTAGCACGTGTTGATGCACGTGATACTCATGGAGTAGGAGAACAAGTAGAATTAGCTTTTAATATGAATAAAGGTCACTTCTTTGACTTAGATACTGAAGAAGTGATTAAAAAATAA
- a CDS encoding sugar ABC transporter permease, which yields MKKKGSAKTKRLIGQFFTYLFMIVLSIIIIYPLLVTASSAFQSGNVTSFSLDLSSEWTLDNFRRLFEETMYGRWYGNTLIIATTTMVAQVTIVTLAGYAYSRYRFMGRKNSLVMFLIIQMVPTTAALTAFFVMAFLLNAINEFWFLSFLYIGGGIPMNTYLMKGYFDTVPYDLDESAKIDGAGHIRTFWEIVTPLVRPMIAVQALWAFMGPFGDFMLARFLLRSQDSYTVAVGLQTFINDPRNQSVSLFAAGAILIAVPISILFFMLQKNFVSGLTSGGTKG from the coding sequence ATGAAAAAGAAAGGTTCAGCGAAAACAAAACGTTTAATCGGCCAATTCTTTACGTATCTATTTATGATAGTGTTGTCAATAATTATCATTTATCCATTACTAGTTACAGCAAGTTCAGCATTTCAGTCTGGAAATGTTACTTCCTTTAGTTTGGACTTATCAAGTGAATGGACACTTGATAATTTTAGAAGACTATTCGAAGAGACAATGTATGGGAGATGGTATGGTAACACATTAATCATAGCGACTACGACAATGGTAGCTCAAGTAACTATAGTTACTTTAGCAGGTTATGCATATAGTCGTTATCGTTTTATGGGACGAAAAAATAGTTTAGTGATGTTTTTAATTATACAAATGGTTCCAACAACTGCAGCGTTAACTGCCTTTTTCGTTATGGCTTTCTTATTGAATGCTATTAATGAATTTTGGTTCTTATCTTTCCTTTATATTGGTGGAGGTATTCCTATGAATACTTATTTAATGAAAGGATATTTCGATACTGTGCCTTATGATTTGGATGAATCAGCGAAAATTGATGGAGCAGGACATATCAGAACATTCTGGGAGATTGTTACTCCATTAGTAAGACCAATGATTGCAGTGCAAGCATTGTGGGCGTTCATGGGACCTTTTGGGGACTTTATGTTAGCTAGATTCTTATTACGTAGTCAAGATTCGTATACAGTAGCGGTAGGATTACAAACATTTATTAATGACCCAAGAAATCAGAGTGTATCACTATTTGCTGCAGGAGCAATCTTAATTGCAGTACCTATATCAATTCTATTCTTTATGTTACAAAAGAATTTTGTATCAGGATTGACTAGTGGTGGTACAAAAGGTTAG
- a CDS encoding sugar ABC transporter permease: MEVKKESIRNENLAAALSIIPGVGQLYNRQVIKGIFFLLVAILFVYELNVFGIQAIQDLISLGVTPMEDHSLFMMIRGTLQVLVTVIFLFFYAYNIYDAKKVASHWNTGIHVNKTFSELFNNVYKNGFPYLLIVPAYLAMIFAIIFPVLVTVFMAFMDYSIMNMPPAKLLNWVGLQNFLNIFTLSTFRDAFTSVFSWTIIWTLCATTLQIVLGVFTAVIANQPFIKGKRIFGVVFLLPWAVPAFITIMSFSNMFNDSIGAMNTQVIPFLNNFIPFVDIGRIAWKTDPYWTKVAIIMIQGWLGFPYIYVMTTSILQAIPADLYEAAKIDGAGAIRRFRDITMPTVLAVAAPVFITQYTGNFNNFTMIYLFNDGGPGSAGGGAGQTDILISWIFKLTTNNSPQYSLAAALTIIVSFIVIGVSLIVFKRTNAFNMEDE; this comes from the coding sequence ATGGAAGTGAAAAAAGAGTCAATTCGTAATGAAAATTTGGCAGCTGCCTTATCGATCATCCCAGGTGTAGGGCAATTATATAATCGACAAGTTATTAAAGGTATATTCTTTTTATTAGTAGCTATTTTATTCGTATACGAGTTAAATGTATTTGGTATCCAAGCCATTCAAGATTTAATTTCTCTTGGAGTTACACCAATGGAAGATCACTCATTATTTATGATGATCCGAGGGACATTACAAGTATTGGTCACAGTCATATTTCTATTCTTTTATGCATATAATATTTATGATGCTAAAAAAGTGGCGTCACATTGGAATACTGGAATTCATGTAAATAAGACTTTCAGTGAACTTTTCAATAATGTATATAAAAATGGTTTCCCGTATCTATTAATCGTACCAGCTTATCTGGCAATGATTTTTGCAATTATTTTCCCAGTGCTTGTTACAGTTTTCATGGCATTTATGGATTATAGTATTATGAATATGCCACCAGCGAAACTTCTAAACTGGGTTGGATTACAAAATTTTCTTAATATTTTTACATTGAGTACTTTCCGTGATGCATTTACGTCGGTATTCTCTTGGACAATTATTTGGACATTATGTGCTACAACTTTACAAATTGTTTTAGGTGTATTTACAGCCGTTATTGCGAATCAACCGTTTATTAAAGGTAAACGGATTTTCGGAGTTGTTTTCTTATTACCGTGGGCTGTGCCTGCGTTTATAACAATTATGTCATTCTCGAATATGTTTAATGATTCAATCGGTGCAATGAACACACAAGTTATTCCGTTTTTAAATAACTTTATTCCGTTTGTAGATATTGGTCGTATTGCTTGGAAAACTGATCCATATTGGACAAAAGTCGCGATTATAATGATTCAAGGTTGGCTCGGCTTCCCTTATATCTATGTAATGACAACGAGTATTTTACAAGCCATTCCTGCAGATTTGTATGAAGCAGCAAAAATTGATGGAGCAGGAGCCATTAGACGATTCAGAGATATTACAATGCCGACAGTACTGGCAGTTGCAGCGCCGGTATTCATTACACAATATACTGGAAACTTTAACAACTTCACAATGATTTATCTATTTAATGATGGTGGACCCGGTAGTGCTGGTGGTGGAGCAGGTCAGACAGATATTTTAATTTCTTGGATATTCAAATTGACAACCAATAATTCACCACAATATTCACTGGCTGCAGCATTAACAATCATTGTCTCGTTTATTGTTATTGGAGTATCCCTTATCGTATTCAAACGAACAAATGCTTTCAATATGGAGGATGAATAA
- a CDS encoding extracellular solute-binding protein: protein MKFDWKKIVTGATTAILGASVAASVLLPAQEALAQEETLIISAAGHYDYVIENIEEFEAEHGVTVEVWDTDMFEVLDGLALDGPAGTGADVVIAPYDRIGSLGMQGLIQPVTLNEEAGYNETDMQQVTMDGQIYGAPTVIETLVMFYNTELLDEAPTTFEELEAIGQDERFAFEGEEGRNVGFLTNWVDFYMTYGLLAGYGGYVFGEDGTNTEDIGLNNEGAIEAIEYATNWYQNTWPQGMLDVTSAQDFINQSFMDGSTAAVITGPWSANDFNNSGVPYAAAKIPTLPNGEEYQPFGGGKAWAISAFTEKTELAQEFLNWATSEEQQTVMYERLGEIPANQVAREAAAQSDSELTAAVIEVYENAIPMPNIPQMAEVWVGAESLMFDAASGTKSAEESANDAVELITQTIQQNY, encoded by the coding sequence ATGAAATTTGATTGGAAAAAAATTGTTACTGGCGCGACAACTGCTATCCTTGGGGCATCAGTAGCTGCAAGTGTGTTACTACCAGCACAAGAGGCATTAGCTCAAGAAGAGACTTTAATTATTTCAGCAGCAGGTCATTATGACTATGTTATTGAAAATATCGAAGAGTTCGAAGCTGAACATGGTGTAACAGTTGAAGTATGGGATACTGACATGTTTGAAGTTTTAGACGGCTTAGCATTAGATGGACCAGCAGGAACAGGAGCGGACGTAGTAATCGCACCATATGACAGAATCGGATCACTTGGTATGCAAGGTTTAATTCAACCTGTTACTTTAAATGAAGAAGCAGGATACAATGAGACAGATATGCAACAAGTAACAATGGATGGTCAAATATACGGAGCACCAACTGTTATTGAAACTTTAGTTATGTTCTATAATACTGAATTACTAGATGAGGCTCCTACGACATTCGAAGAATTAGAAGCCATTGGACAAGATGAGCGCTTCGCATTCGAAGGTGAAGAAGGACGTAACGTTGGATTCTTAACTAACTGGGTTGATTTCTATATGACTTATGGTTTATTAGCAGGTTACGGTGGGTATGTATTTGGTGAAGATGGAACAAATACTGAAGATATCGGACTTAATAATGAAGGTGCTATCGAAGCAATTGAATACGCAACTAATTGGTACCAAAATACCTGGCCACAAGGAATGTTAGATGTAACAAGTGCACAAGACTTTATTAACCAATCATTCATGGATGGAAGTACAGCAGCAGTGATTACTGGACCTTGGTCAGCGAATGACTTTAATAATTCAGGCGTACCTTACGCAGCAGCTAAAATTCCAACATTACCAAATGGTGAAGAGTATCAACCATTCGGTGGAGGGAAAGCATGGGCAATTTCAGCATTCACAGAAAAAACTGAATTAGCACAAGAGTTCTTAAACTGGGCAACAAGCGAAGAACAACAAACAGTAATGTACGAACGCTTAGGAGAAATCCCAGCAAACCAAGTAGCTCGTGAAGCTGCAGCACAATCAGACAGCGAGTTAACAGCAGCGGTAATTGAAGTGTATGAAAATGCAATTCCAATGCCAAATATTCCTCAAATGGCAGAAGTTTGGGTTGGAGCTGAAAGTTTAATGTTTGACGCAGCTTCAGGAACAAAATCTGCAGAAGAATCAGCAAATGATGCGGTAGAGTTAATCACGCAAACTATTCAACAAAATTATTAA
- a CDS encoding alpha-amylase encodes MAKQTSVNLRKSVIYSVFVRNFTEEGTFNAVIPELDRLKELGTDIVWFLPMYPIGEVNRKGADGSPYAIKDYRSVDPNYGTIEEFETLIEEIHNRGMKVMIDIVYNHTSPDSILTNEHPDWFYKTAEGNFGNRVGDWSDIVDLDYKHPDLWDYQIETLKQWVKRGVDGFRCDVAPLVPIEFWLRARKEVEEVNPEVIWLSESVHPEFIRELRSRDMVALSDSEIYQAFDMTYDYDVHDHFESYLEGNIDLEAYVERLKVQDYTYPWNYVKMRNLENHDHLRIRHRIPKDSELMQWTAFTFMQKGSSLVYNGQEVLAEMTPSLFDRDTINWESGHNISDFIAKLSQIKKEYVPLDGLYSLEADNKTNTIILNYKNAQQTFVGAFNLKDSEGMIDLPVQDGEYTNYITDEKINIKDGKIDISHTPIVFIANNY; translated from the coding sequence ATGGCAAAGCAAACGAGTGTAAACTTAAGAAAATCTGTAATATATAGTGTTTTCGTCCGTAATTTTACTGAAGAGGGAACATTTAATGCAGTTATACCAGAATTAGATAGACTTAAAGAATTAGGGACAGACATTGTCTGGTTTTTACCTATGTATCCGATTGGCGAAGTAAATCGTAAAGGTGCAGATGGGTCTCCATATGCAATTAAGGATTACCGAAGTGTTGATCCAAATTATGGAACAATAGAAGAATTCGAAACATTAATAGAGGAGATACACAATCGTGGGATGAAAGTGATGATAGATATAGTGTATAACCATACATCACCTGATTCAATTCTAACGAATGAACATCCTGACTGGTTTTATAAAACTGCAGAGGGAAATTTTGGAAACCGAGTAGGTGATTGGAGTGATATTGTCGATTTAGATTATAAACATCCTGATCTGTGGGATTATCAGATTGAGACACTAAAACAATGGGTTAAGCGGGGAGTAGATGGATTTAGATGCGATGTAGCTCCTTTAGTGCCCATAGAGTTTTGGCTTAGAGCACGTAAAGAAGTTGAAGAAGTGAATCCAGAAGTAATTTGGTTATCTGAATCAGTGCATCCTGAATTTATTCGTGAATTAAGATCACGCGATATGGTAGCTTTGAGTGATAGCGAGATTTATCAAGCATTCGACATGACTTATGATTATGATGTACACGATCATTTTGAGTCATATTTAGAAGGGAATATTGATCTTGAAGCATATGTGGAACGCCTTAAGGTACAAGATTACACTTACCCATGGAATTATGTAAAAATGCGAAACTTAGAAAATCATGATCATCTACGTATTAGACATCGTATACCAAAAGATAGTGAATTGATGCAATGGACAGCCTTTACTTTTATGCAAAAAGGTTCGTCACTCGTGTATAACGGACAAGAAGTCTTGGCAGAGATGACTCCAAGCTTGTTTGATCGAGATACAATTAATTGGGAAAGCGGCCATAATATAAGCGACTTTATTGCAAAGTTATCGCAAATAAAAAAAGAATATGTACCATTAGATGGCTTATATTCTCTTGAAGCAGACAATAAGACTAATACTATTATTTTAAACTATAAGAATGCTCAGCAGACGTTTGTCGGCGCCTTTAACTTAAAAGATTCAGAAGGTATGATTGATCTACCTGTACAAGATGGTGAGTATACTAATTATATCACTGATGAAAAAATTAATATAAAAGATGGGAAGATAGATATATCACATACACCTATTGTTTTCATTGCAAATAATTACTAA
- the glpO gene encoding type 1 glycerol-3-phosphate oxidase, whose product MTVLSYRSRSEVIKQLQSDTFDLVIIGGGITGAGLALQAAASGLKTALLEMQDFSEGTSSRSTKLVHGGLRYLKQFDVEVVSETVQERAVVQGIAPHIPKPDPMLLPLYDEPGASFTRLELKVAMDLYDRLAGVEETDYANKLLSKEEVLEKQPNLAQENLIGGGFYLDYRNNDARLVIENIKQASEDGAAVVSRVKVTGFEYDDNQKIRSVIVEDKFTNDTFEVNSHVVINATGPWSDTIRELDTEVDSKPQMRPTKGVHLVVDAKKLPVNSPVYFDSGEGDKRMVFVLPRETKTYFGTTDTDYDGDLKHPQVSLHDVEYLLEIVNRRFPKADIRIEDIEASWAGLRPLISGNSGSDYNGGHNGSLSNESFEDLALLFTEYNEGRVPRAEVEKGIKEANRDNSESGNDPSAVSRGSDLSMSDSGLLTLAGGKITDYRKMAEGAMKVIIDELKQKTNQTFSLINSETYQVSGGHFDKSKVEESITSFAKQYEEVGLNSEDAEYLANLYGSNVERVLKYLDQAKDYSSRLSLPEKDAISLLYAIYEEGILTSEDFFLRRTNYMLFRTDEMAALVEPVQAIITEKLNLSSKESERQTIELAESIKEHALEDLK is encoded by the coding sequence GTGACAGTTCTATCATATCGCTCAAGATCTGAAGTAATAAAACAATTACAGTCGGATACGTTTGATTTAGTTATCATTGGTGGCGGTATTACGGGAGCTGGACTTGCTTTGCAAGCGGCTGCGAGTGGTTTGAAGACGGCGTTACTTGAGATGCAAGACTTTTCTGAAGGAACGAGTAGTCGCTCAACTAAACTAGTTCACGGTGGCTTACGTTACTTGAAGCAATTCGATGTAGAAGTTGTATCGGAGACAGTTCAGGAACGTGCGGTTGTACAAGGTATTGCACCACATATACCAAAACCTGATCCAATGCTACTGCCTTTATACGATGAACCAGGTGCCTCTTTTACTCGTTTAGAGCTTAAAGTTGCGATGGATTTATATGATCGACTCGCTGGTGTTGAAGAAACAGATTATGCTAATAAGCTCTTGTCTAAAGAAGAAGTATTAGAAAAACAGCCCAATTTAGCGCAAGAGAATTTAATAGGTGGTGGCTTTTACTTAGATTATCGTAATAATGATGCGAGATTAGTCATCGAAAATATAAAACAAGCTAGTGAAGATGGGGCTGCGGTAGTAAGTCGAGTAAAAGTAACAGGATTTGAATACGATGATAATCAAAAGATTCGTTCTGTTATAGTCGAAGATAAATTTACTAATGATACTTTTGAAGTGAATAGTCATGTTGTGATAAATGCTACAGGACCATGGAGTGATACAATCAGAGAGTTAGATACAGAAGTGGATTCAAAACCACAAATGCGTCCTACAAAAGGGGTTCATTTAGTTGTTGATGCCAAGAAATTACCAGTTAACTCACCAGTATACTTTGATAGTGGTGAAGGAGATAAACGTATGGTATTCGTATTACCAAGGGAAACTAAAACGTACTTTGGTACTACAGACACAGATTATGATGGGGACTTAAAGCATCCTCAAGTAAGCTTACATGATGTTGAATACTTACTTGAGATAGTTAATCGTCGTTTTCCCAAGGCGGATATTAGAATTGAAGATATAGAAGCAAGTTGGGCAGGACTTCGTCCACTTATCTCGGGAAATAGTGGTTCAGACTATAATGGTGGGCACAATGGTTCTCTTTCTAACGAAAGTTTTGAGGATTTAGCTTTATTATTTACAGAATATAATGAAGGTAGAGTCCCAAGAGCTGAAGTAGAAAAAGGTATCAAAGAGGCTAATCGTGATAATTCTGAATCTGGTAATGATCCATCAGCTGTCTCTCGTGGAAGTGATTTATCTATGAGTGACTCTGGATTATTGACCTTAGCTGGTGGGAAGATAACTGACTACCGTAAAATGGCTGAAGGGGCAATGAAAGTTATTATAGATGAATTAAAGCAAAAGACAAATCAAACCTTTAGTTTAATTAATTCTGAAACTTATCAAGTATCGGGAGGTCATTTTGATAAATCCAAAGTAGAAGAATCGATAACAAGCTTTGCAAAGCAGTATGAAGAAGTAGGGCTTAATTCTGAAGATGCAGAGTATCTAGCTAATCTTTATGGGTCAAATGTTGAAAGAGTATTGAAATATTTAGACCAAGCAAAGGATTATTCATCAAGATTATCATTGCCGGAGAAAGATGCGATAAGTTTATTATATGCTATTTATGAAGAAGGTATATTAACGAGTGAAGACTTTTTCTTACGTCGTACTAACTATATGCTTTTTAGAACGGATGAGATGGCTGCTTTAGTAGAACCAGTCCAAGCAATCATTACTGAAAAGTTGAATTTAAGTTCAAAAGAAAGTGAACGACAAACAATTGAATTAGCTGAATCAATAAAAGAACATGCACTTGAAGATTTAAAGTAA
- the glpK gene encoding glycerol kinase GlpK produces MLMAEKYIMSIDQGTTSSRAIIVNKKGEIIGSGQEEFEQIYPQSGWVEHNASKIWNNVQGVISKAIIESELQPEDIEAIGITNQRETTVVWDKETGKPIYNAIVWQSRQTAPIANQLIKDGHTDFFQSKTGLIIDAYFSATKVRWILDEVEGAQERAENGELLFGTIDSWLVYNLTGGDVHVTDYSNAARTMLFNIHELKWDEEILELLNIPASMLPEVKSNSEVYGHTKTYHFYGQEVPIAGMAGDQQAALFGQMAFEPGMVKNTYGTGSFMIMNTGEEAKSSENNLLTTIGYAIDGKIHYALEGSIFVTGAAIQWLRDGLELFKESPETEAMAYSSESEDEVYLVPAFTGLGAPHWDSDARGSVYGLTRGTTKEDLVKATLQSIAYQSRDVLDTMNKDTGLEIEELRVDGGAAMNKYLMQFQADIANVKVVRAKLLETTALGAAYLAGLAVGYWKDQEELKRLIEVGETFEPEMDDEKRNSLYTGWENAVDATIYYAKKSQGGEK; encoded by the coding sequence ATATTAATGGCAGAAAAATATATTATGTCAATTGATCAAGGTACAACGAGTTCTCGTGCAATTATAGTAAATAAAAAAGGTGAAATTATCGGAAGCGGTCAAGAGGAATTCGAACAAATTTATCCTCAAAGTGGATGGGTAGAACATAATGCCAGTAAGATTTGGAATAACGTACAAGGTGTTATTTCGAAAGCAATTATTGAAAGTGAACTACAACCCGAAGATATTGAAGCGATTGGTATTACGAACCAACGTGAAACAACCGTAGTCTGGGATAAAGAGACTGGGAAACCAATTTATAATGCGATTGTATGGCAATCTCGCCAAACGGCTCCAATAGCGAACCAATTAATTAAAGATGGACATACGGATTTTTTCCAATCAAAGACAGGGCTAATTATTGATGCATATTTCTCAGCTACAAAAGTTCGCTGGATTTTAGATGAAGTTGAAGGAGCTCAAGAACGCGCTGAAAATGGGGAATTATTATTTGGAACAATTGATTCATGGTTAGTCTATAACTTAACTGGTGGAGATGTTCACGTAACAGATTATTCAAATGCTGCTCGAACAATGTTATTTAATATCCATGAATTAAAATGGGACGAAGAAATTCTAGAATTATTGAATATTCCAGCCTCAATGCTACCAGAAGTTAAATCAAACTCAGAAGTATATGGACATACTAAAACGTATCACTTTTATGGGCAGGAAGTTCCAATAGCAGGTATGGCAGGAGACCAACAAGCGGCATTATTTGGTCAAATGGCATTTGAGCCAGGAATGGTTAAGAATACATATGGAACAGGTTCATTCATGATTATGAATACGGGTGAAGAAGCAAAGTCATCTGAGAATAATCTTTTGACGACAATTGGTTATGCTATTGACGGTAAGATTCATTATGCTTTAGAAGGCTCAATCTTCGTAACAGGAGCAGCTATTCAATGGCTACGTGATGGACTAGAATTATTTAAAGAGTCACCAGAAACTGAAGCAATGGCTTATAGCTCAGAAAGTGAAGATGAAGTTTATCTAGTGCCTGCATTTACTGGGTTAGGTGCTCCGCATTGGGACTCAGATGCACGTGGTTCAGTGTATGGCTTAACTCGCGGCACAACAAAAGAGGACTTAGTTAAAGCAACATTACAATCTATCGCTTATCAATCTCGTGATGTTTTAGATACGATGAATAAAGATACTGGGTTAGAGATTGAAGAATTACGTGTTGATGGTGGAGCTGCAATGAATAAATACTTAATGCAATTCCAAGCAGATATCGCAAATGTAAAAGTAGTTCGTGCAAAATTATTAGAAACAACTGCATTAGGTGCAGCATACTTAGCTGGTTTAGCGGTTGGGTATTGGAAAGACCAAGAAGAATTAAAACGTTTGATTGAAGTTGGAGAGACATTCGAACCAGAAATGGATGACGAAAAACGTAACTCATTATACACTGGCTGGGAAAATGCAGTAGACGCAACAATCTATTACGCTAAAAAGAGCCAAGGAGGAGAAAAATAG